The genomic segment GCACCGAAGGACCCTTCATGCTGAACGCCCTGTGGACACCGACCACCGTCGGTGGCATCTCCCTCCCGCACCGCCTGGTCATGGCCCCGATGACCCGTGACCGCTCCACACCTGAAGGCGTACCGACCGAGCTGAACGCCGAGTACTACGCCCAGCGGGCCTCGCACGCGCTCATCATCACCGAGGGAACCCAGCCCTCCACGGACGGCCAGGGCTACCTCCTCACCCCCGGCATCCACAATGACGAGCAGATCGCCGGGTGGCGCAAGGTCACCGACGCCGTGCACGCGGCCGACGGCCGGATCGTCATCCAGCTGATGCACACCGGACGTATCTCCCACCCCGACAACACCCCGCACGGCCGTCAGCCGGTCGCCCCTTCGGCGATCCGGCCGCAGGGCGCGATGTTCACCATGTCCGGGCCCCAGGAGATGCCGGCACCCCGTGCTCTGTCGACGCAGGAGGTCGCGGCGACCGTCGACGACTTCCGCCGCGCCGCGGCGGCCGCCGTCGCGGCAGGCGCCGACGGCGTGGAGATCCACGGCGCCAACGGCTACCTGGTGCACCAGTTCCTGTCCGACAACACCAACCAGCGCACCGACCGC from the Streptomyces sp. NBC_00310 genome contains:
- a CDS encoding alkene reductase; this encodes MLNALWTPTTVGGISLPHRLVMAPMTRDRSTPEGVPTELNAEYYAQRASHALIITEGTQPSTDGQGYLLTPGIHNDEQIAGWRKVTDAVHAADGRIVIQLMHTGRISHPDNTPHGRQPVAPSAIRPQGAMFTMSGPQEMPAPRALSTQEVAATVDDFRRAAAAAVAAGADGVEIHGANGYLVHQFLSDNTNQRTDRYGGSLDNRIRFAVEVAAAVADEIGADRTGLRISPGNPFNDIAESDTAELYPALLRALSPLGLAYLHVMHAGDEELLGTLRALWPTTLILNRAGTDLPTRAKDVDNGTADLVSVGALALANPDLVERLRSDAPLNTPDPATFYGGGVAGYTDYPTHTV